The Populus alba chromosome 6, ASM523922v2, whole genome shotgun sequence genome contains a region encoding:
- the LOC118053114 gene encoding kinesin-like protein KIN-7O, which yields MERIHVAVRARPLSAEDAKSTPWRISGSSIFIPNYSNKFEFDRVFGEACKTEEVYRSKTKEIVTAAVRGFNGTVFAYGQTNSGKTHTMRGTSNEPGVIPLAVHDLFHIIQQDVDREFLLRMSYMEIYNEDINDLLAPEHRKLQIHESTERGIYVAGLREEIVASPQQVLDLMQFGESHRHIGETNMNLYSSRSHTIFRMIIESRDRTGDEDSSNSCDAVRVSVLNLVDLAGSERAAKTGAEGVRLKEGSHINKSLMTLGTVIKKLSEGAESQGGHVPYRDSKLTRILQPALGGNANTAIICNITLAQIHADETKSSLLFASRALRVTNCAHVNEILTDAALLKRQKKEIEELREKLRGSQSEHLGKEILNLRNTLLQSELERERIALELEEEKRAQVEREKVLQEQAKRIKNLSSMVLFSNRDESRDQHKRGKRRDTWCPGNLARETLQEVDPNTQPRASAIKPMKDRSDMGPLLPFQELVSEIEVGDDVNMQSEDCQNNASEDCTLPDPCSLLHVTNRRKAPPRKKSSTAEDHEWAEIQVEYEELLQKLETQRTTSEIQIDCLRRQLGETNLIQCVKCSNYLTSDGNTSTNNLDKNVSLRESEAIIVIKQLQDKIKMLEMEKSSSQQNLDNVVELATEQNICARETFEELHEELQNAREETRIAHEQLNIIDVSLEIEDIMSEVKNSKEVVESCSSLLDDVFQSFSSISNAISDFKALICQSSHEQGLIISSHEKLYHCMKQKVDEVENEKLLLHKESMGLQKQIQELRHNTQNYEESLRALTEHQNFEKEEFLSQIQNLQKELSCLSSCFLAKEKENLRKDLEKTKVKLKETESKLKNAVQEKTKLEGQKTFAEREVKRLHGQKTLLERDISKRDSLAGRRRDSMVDRSSKMFDPKKSKGLAASFEETMQEDYRNLEVLAFEMEATIASLEEEVTAAHKEKEEAISRNESLASELEALTEKLNISNAEVNVLQEDASRLRLRLEESTLDQRKLENSIRLLAEQKEELAMQLSDSLLEMEEEKAIWFSKEKASIEVIEEKGAEITAMTKAMSEVRNELESCREECKVLTEKLACSEENAEREKKSSAEKSLEIDQLKNHLIRADIESKQSQETLKSNLDTLSMELDCARGKVNALEKEMIILSKERDDLFTQIRGLDTRLEPENDFQNLQNKLLSITSERDKWIRHCDDMLLESKVQVEELNGRISSMEAKMKNEEAMNNKERAKFRMRLRGTQAKSDAFHFRYKEAVNELAFMNRNYEVASKKLKNQLASYGIEILNLKKQIAALTGQRTDH from the exons ATGGAGAGAATCCACGTCGCCGTCAGAGCAAGACCATTATCAGCAGAAGACGCAAAATCTACTCCATGGAGAATCTCCGGAAGCTCCATTTTCATCCCTAATTACTCCAATAAATTCGAATTCG ATCGTGTTTTTGGTGAAGCGTGTAAGACTGAGGAGGTTTATAGATCCAAAACTAAAGAAATCGTCACTGCTGCCGTTCGTGGATTCAACG GGACTGTATTTGCTTATGGACAAACTAACAGTGGAAAGACGCATACAATGAGAGGGACATCTAATGAGCCTGGCGTGATTCCTCTTGCTGTGCATGATTTGTTTCATATAATACAACag GATGTGGACCGGGAGTTTCTGTTGAGAATGTCTTATATGGAGATATATAATGAAGATATTAATGACTTATTGGCTCCCGAACATCGAAAGTTGCAAATTCATGAAAGTACAGAG AGAGGAATATATGTAGCTGGATTGCGTGAAGAAATAGTTGCCTCTCCCCAACAAGTTCTCGACCTTATGCAGTTTGGAGAAT CTCACAGGCACATTGGAGAGACAAACATGAACTTGTATAGTAGTAGGTCCCACACTATTTTCCGTATG ATTATTGAGAGTAGAGATAGGACTGGGGATGAGGACAGTAGCAACTCATGTGATGCTGTACGTGTATCGGTTTTG aatttggTGGACCTTGCTGGTTCTGAACGGGCGGCAAAAACTGGAGCAGAAGGTGTTCGGCTCAAAGAGGGTTCACACATAAATAAAAGCTTAATGACACTTGGCACTGTCATTAAGAAATTGAGTGAGGGTGCAGAAAGCCAAGG GGGTCATGTTCCATATAGAGATAGCAAACTCACACGCATTTTGCAGCCCGCTTTGGGTGGAAATGCAAATACAGCTATAATATGCAACATAACTCTTGCACAG ATTCATGCAGACGAGACAAAGAGTAGTCTACTGTTTGCAAGCAGAGCGTTGCGTGTCACGAATTGTGCACATGTGAATGAg ATTTTGACAGATGCTGCCTTGTTAAAGCGTCAAAAGAAAGAGATTGAGGAGCTTCGGGAAAAATTACGG GGTTCTCAATCCGAACACCTAGGAAAGGAGATTCTCAATCTTCGAAACACATTATTACAG tCTGAACTGGAGAGGGAGCGCATAGCTTTGGAATTGGAGGAGGAAAAGAGAGCTCAGGTTGAACGTGAGAAGGTTTTGCAAGAGCAAGCTAAGAGAATTAAAAACTTGAGTTCAATGGTGTTGTTCTCTAATCGGGATGAGAGTCGTGATCAACATAAGAGG GGGAAGAGACGAGACACATGGTGCCCTGGAAATCTTGCACGGGAAACTCTTCAAGAG GTGGATCCCAATACCCAGCCAAGGGCCTCTGCTATAAAACCAATGAAAGATAGAAGTGATATGGGACCACTTTTACCCTTTCAAGAATTGGTCAGCGAGATTGAAGTTGGGGATGACGTCAATATGCAAAGTGAAGATTGCCAAAATAATGCATCAGAAGACTGCACCCTTCCTGATCCATGTTCTTTATTGCATGTGACAAATAGGAGAAAGGCGCCACCTAGGAAGAAAAGCTCAACTGCG GAGGACCATGAATGGGCAGAAATACAAGTGGAATATGAGGAGTTGCTTCAGAAACTTGAAACTCAG AGAACTACGAGTGAGATACAGATTGATTGTTTAAGAAGACAGCTTGGTGAGACTAATTTGATTCAATGTGTGAAATGTAGTAATTATCTTACTTCTGATGGCAATACAAGTACCAATAATTTGGACAAAAACGTAAGTCTAAGGGAGTCAGAGGCCATTATTGTGATCAAACAACTTCAAGataag ATTAAAATGTTAGAAATGGAGAAGTCCTCTAGTCAGCAAAATCTAGACAATGTTGTTGAGCTAGCAACAGAGCAAAATATATGTGCTAGGGAGACGTTTGAAGAG CTCCATGAAGAGCTTCAAAATGCACGAGAGGAGACGAGGATTGCTCATGAACAACTTAACATTATTGAT GTTTCATTGGAGATTGAAGACATCATGTCTGAAGTTAAGAACTCAAAAGAAGTTGTTGAAAGCTGTTCCTCTCTTTTGGATGACGTTTTCCAGAGTTTTTCTTCTATATCTAATGCAATAAGT GATTTCAAGGCTTTGATCTGCCAGAGCTCTCATGAACAAGGATTAATCATTAGTAGTCATGAGAAGTTATACCATTGCATGAAGCAAAAAGTTGATGAAGTGGAGAATGAAAAG CTCCTTTTACACAAAGAATCTATGGGTCTTCAGAAACAGATACAAGAACTGAGACACAATACTCAAAATTATGAAGAGTCTTTGAGA GCACTTACAGAACATCAGAATTTTGAAAAGGAGgaatttctttctcaaattcaaaatcttcaaaaggaattatcatgtttatcttcttgtttcttggcaaaagaaaaggaaaatttgagaaaagatcttgagaaaacaaaagtgaaattGAAAGAGACTGAATCCAAGCTCAAGAATGCTGTTCAAGAGAAAACCAAACTTGAG GGTCAAAAAACATTTGCTGAAAGGGAGGTAAAACGATTGCATGGTCAGAAGACTCTTCTTGAGCGTGACATTAGCAAACGTGACTCCCTGGCTGGTAGAAGACGTGATTCAATGGTTGACAGGAGTTCAAAGATGTTTGATCCAAAAAAGTCAAAGGGTCTTGCGGCTTCTTTTGAAGAGACAATGCAG GAAGATTACAGAAATTTGGAAGTTCTTGCATTTGAAATGGAAGCAACTATTGCTTCTTTGGAAGAGGAAGTAACTGCTGCACACAAGGAAAAGGAAGAGGCTATATCAAGAAATGAAAGTTTGGCTTCAGAGTTGGAGGCCCTGACAGAAAAGCTTAACATATCAAATGCTGAAGTGAATGTGTTGCAGGAAGATGCTTCACGCCTT AGACTAAGGTTGGAAGAATCCACTTTGGACCAGCGAAAATTGGAAAATTCTATAAGATTGTTAGCAGAACAAAAGGAAGAGTTGGCAATG CAACTTAGTGATTCCCTTTTGGAAATGGAGGAGGAAAAGGCAATATGGTTTTCCAAGGAGAAAGCTTCCATTGAAGTAATAGAAGAAAAAGGTGCAGAGATTACAGCAATGACCAAAGCAATGTCAGAG GTCAGAAACGAATTAGAGTCCTGTAGGGAAGAATGCAAGGTCCTCACAGAAAAACTTGCATGTTCTGAGGAAAATGCCGAGCGGGAGAAGAAATCAAg TGCAGAGAAGTCTCTAGAGATTGATCAACTGAAAAATCATCTGATAAGGGCTGATATTGAGAGCAAACAATCTCAAGAG ACGTTGAAATCAAATCTGGACACTCTCTCCATGGAACTTGATTGTGCTCGCGGGAAAGTGAATGCACTTGAGAAGGAAATGATTATTCTGAGCAAGGAGCGAGATGATCTATTTACTCAAATTAGAGGGTTGGATACAAGATTAGAACCAGAAAATGACTTCCAG AATCTTCAAAACAAACTACTCAGTATAACAAGTGAAAGGGACAAGTGGATTAGGCATTGTGATGACATG TTACTGGAGTCTAAAGTTCAAGTTGAGGAACTTAATGGGAGAATCTCTAGCATGGAGGCCAAAATGAAGAAT GAAGAAGCCATGAACAACAAGGAAAGGGCAAAATTTAGAATGAGGCTTCGAGGGACACAAGCAAAGTCAGATGCCTTCCATTTTAGATACAAGGAAGCAGTAAATGAGTTGGCATTCATGAACAGAAACTACGAGGTGGCTTCAAAGAAGCTGAAGAACCAGTTAGCTTCCTATGGAATTGAGATCCTCAACCTCAAGAAGCAAATCGCTGCCTTAACCGGGCAAAGAACTGATCATTAA
- the LOC118053085 gene encoding protein STRICTOSIDINE SYNTHASE-LIKE 2 isoform X2 translates to MAMSSKLFLTATIIALTSSLIAITHEFLYPPSVVEKISSTGHVQRREWEALQLEGATGPESFAFDSLARGPYAGISDGRVVKWEEHERRWINFSFASQERDGCGGPPDHQQTEHICGRPLGLCFDETHGDLYIADAYMGLLRVGTQGGLATKIVTHAQGIPLRFTNGLDIDQSSGAIYFTDSSSQYQRRNYLSVVLSGDKSGRLIKYDPVNKQVRVLLSNLTFPNGVALSKDGDFILLAETTSCRILRYWIKTSKAGTVEVFAQLQGFPDNIKRSPRGGYWVGINSRREKLSELLFSYPWIGNLLLKLPLDITKIQSTLSRYRGSGLAVRLSENGDILEVFEDVDGSRLESVSEVMEKDGRLWIGSVALPFAGRYRI, encoded by the exons ATGGCCATGAGCTCAAAGCTATTCTTAACAGCAACTATCATAGCTCTAACCTCTTCCTTAATTGCAATTACTCATGAGTTTTTGTATCCGCCATCTGTTGTAGAAAAGATTTCTAGCACTGGTCATGTCCAACGGAGGGAGTGGGAAGCTCTTCAACTTGAGGGTGCCACCGGGCCTGAAAGTTTTGCATTCGACTCGCTTGCCCGGGGTCCCTACGCCGGAATATCTGACGGTCGAGTCGTCAAGTGGGAAGAACATGAAAGGCGTTGGATCAATTTTTCCTTTGCTTCTCAAGAGAG GGACGGCTGTGGAGGGCCGCCTGATCACCAACAGACGGAGCACATTTGCGGGCGTCCATTGGGTTTATGCTTCGACGAAACACACGGTGATCTATACATTGCTGATGCTTACATGGGATTACTTAGGGTGGGGACCCAAGGTGGCTTGGCCACCAAGATCGTGACACATGCACAAGGAATTCCATTGAGATTCACTAATGGTTTGGACATAGACCAATCAAGTGGTGCCATTTACTTTACCGATAGTAGCTCACAGTATCAAAGAAG GAATTATCTCTCAGTGGTATTGAGTGGGGATAAATCAGGAAGACTAATTAAATATGATCCAGTAAACAAACAAGTGAGAGTTCTTCTCAGCAACCTCACGTTTCCAAACGGAGTAGCTCTAAGCAAAGATGGAGACTTCATTTTATTAGCTGAGACCACCAGCTGTAGAATCTTAAGGTATTGGATAAAAACGTCGAAAGCTGGAACTGTCGAAGTCTTTGCTCAACTGCAGGGTTTCCCGGATAACATAAAAAGGAGCCCTAGAGGAGGATACTGGGTTGGTATAAATTCAAGAAGAGAGAAGCTATCTGAGCTGTTATTTTCATATCCATGGATAGGGAATCTTCTGCTTAAGCTTCCACTCGACATAACGAAGATCCAATCAACTCTGTCCAGGTATAGAGGGAGTGGCTTGGCGGTGAGGTTGAGTGAGAATGGTGACATACTGGAAGTGTTCGAAGACGTGGACGGAAGTAGGTTGGAGTCTGTAAGTGAGGTAATGGAGAAAGATGGGAGATTATGGATAGGGTCGGTAGCTTTACCTTTTGCTGGAAGGTATAGGATATGA
- the LOC118053095 gene encoding uncharacterized protein: MATAGTKLTRVLSRFFINNVNNKPLKVMGSGSSFNGLAKYSTSASTAVKDYEDYRKSLYGDISHRALLVDAVGTLVVPSQPMAQIYRQIGEKYGVEYSEDEILNRYRWAYGQPWGRSRLRYVNDGRPFWQFIVSSSTGCSDARYFEELYSYYTTKKAWHLCDPDAEKVFEAIRKAGVKLAVVSNFDTRLRPLLRALNCDHWFDAVAVSAEVAAEKPNPTIFLKACELLEVKPEDVVHVGDDRRNDIWGARDAGCDAWLWGSDVHSFEEVAQRIGVPV, from the exons ATGGCAACAGCAGGAACAAAACTAACAAGGGTTCTTTCAAGATTCTTCATTAATAATGTTAACAACAAACCTTTGAAGGTAATGGGATCCGGTTCTTCTTTTAATGGGTTGGCCAAGTATTCAACATCTGCATCTACAGCGGTGAAGGATTATGAGGATTATAGGAAGTCTCTATACGGTGATATTTCACATAGAGCTTTGCTTGTTGATGCTGTTGGTACTCTTGTTGTTCCCTCACAGCCCATGGCTCAG ATATATAGACAGATTGGAGAGAAGTATGGAGTGGAGTACTCTGAGGATGAGATATTAAACAGATACCGATGGGCTTATGGGCAGCCTTGGGGCCGATCTCGTCTCAG ATATGTAAATGATGGGAGACCCTTCTGGCAGTTTATAGTCAGTTCTTCCACTGGCTGCTCAGATGCTCGGTACTTTGAAGAGCTTTATAGCTACTATACCACTAAAAAG GCCTGGCACCTCTGTGATCCGGATGCTGAGAAAGTGTTTGAGGCCATCAGAAAAGCGGGTGTAAAATTGGCTGTTGTGTCAAACTTTGACACTCGTCTTAGACCTCTCTTGCGGGCTTTAAACTGTGATCACTGGTTTGATGCCGTGGCAGTTTCAGCTGAA GTTGCAGCGGAGAAGCCAAATCCAACAATATTTCTAAAAGCTTGTGAGTTGTTGGAAGTAAAACCAGAAGATGTTGTGCATGTAGGCGATGATCGTAGGAATGATATATGGGGTGCAAGGGATGCAGGCTGTGATGCTTGGCTTTGGGGAAGTGACGTCCACTCCTTTGAGGAG GTTGCGCAGAGGATAGGAGTGCCCGTTTGA
- the LOC140955656 gene encoding ATP-dependent zinc metalloprotease FTSH 6, chloroplastic-like: MNGMSELGPWALTDPAAQSSDVVLRMLARNSMSEKLAEDIDSSVRDIIERAYEIVKEQIRNNREAVDKLVEVLPEKETLSGDEFRAILSEFTDIHVDKTDRTPVRELINA, encoded by the coding sequence ATGAATGGCATGTCTGAGCTCGGACCATGGGCACTGACCGATCCAGCAGCACAGAGCAGTGATGTGGTTCTAAGGATGCTAGCTAGAAACTCCATGTCAGAGAAACTCGCGGAAGATATCGATTCATCAGTGCGAGACATAATTGAAAGAGCATATGAGATTGTTAAGGAACAAATAAGGAACAATAGGGAGGCCGTTGACAAACTGGTGGAGGTGCTGCCAGAAAAGGAAACCCTCTCTGGGGATGAGTTCAGGGCAATCTTGTCTGAATTCACAGATATTCATGTTGATAAAACAGATAGAACCCCTGTAAGAGAATTGATTAATGCCTAG
- the LOC118053085 gene encoding protein STRICTOSIDINE SYNTHASE-LIKE 2 isoform X1, whose product MYMNSSLFNNNKNSSFPITMASKLLLTAIALLLSTLAIVIFSSETSNIEPLSSAGARQLKEVPIAGAFGPESFAFDSLGKGPYASLSDGRIIKWQGNRKGWTDFAVASPNRDGCGGPPDHQQTEHICGRPLGLCFDETHGDLYIADAYMGLLRVGTQGGLATKIVTHAQGIPLRFTNGLDIDQSSGAIYFTDSSSQYQRRNYLSVVLSGDKSGRLIKYDPVNKQVRVLLSNLTFPNGVALSKDGDFILLAETTSCRILRYWIKTSKAGTVEVFAQLQGFPDNIKRSPRGGYWVGINSRREKLSELLFSYPWIGNLLLKLPLDITKIQSTLSRYRGSGLAVRLSENGDILEVFEDVDGSRLESVSEVMEKDGRLWIGSVALPFAGRYRI is encoded by the exons atgtATATGAATTCTTCTCTctttaacaacaacaaaaattccTCCTTTCCCATAACTATGGCTTCCAAACTCTTGCTCACGGCCATAGCTCTTCTTCTCTCCACCTTAgccattgttattttttcctcTGAAACATCCAATATAGAACCTCTTTCCAGTGCCGGAGCTAGACAGCTCAAAGAGGTTCCGATTGCGGGTGCTTTTGGGCCTGAAAGCTTTGCATTTGATTCGCTTGGGAAGGGTCCCTATGCCAGTTTATCGGACGGCCGGATAATCAAATGGCAAGGAAACAGAAAGGGATGGACAGATTTTGCCGTGGCTTCTCCAAATAG GGACGGCTGTGGAGGGCCGCCTGATCACCAACAGACGGAGCACATTTGCGGGCGTCCATTGGGTTTATGCTTCGACGAAACACACGGTGATCTATACATTGCTGATGCTTACATGGGATTACTTAGGGTGGGGACCCAAGGTGGCTTGGCCACCAAGATCGTGACACATGCACAAGGAATTCCATTGAGATTCACTAATGGTTTGGACATAGACCAATCAAGTGGTGCCATTTACTTTACCGATAGTAGCTCACAGTATCAAAGAAG GAATTATCTCTCAGTGGTATTGAGTGGGGATAAATCAGGAAGACTAATTAAATATGATCCAGTAAACAAACAAGTGAGAGTTCTTCTCAGCAACCTCACGTTTCCAAACGGAGTAGCTCTAAGCAAAGATGGAGACTTCATTTTATTAGCTGAGACCACCAGCTGTAGAATCTTAAGGTATTGGATAAAAACGTCGAAAGCTGGAACTGTCGAAGTCTTTGCTCAACTGCAGGGTTTCCCGGATAACATAAAAAGGAGCCCTAGAGGAGGATACTGGGTTGGTATAAATTCAAGAAGAGAGAAGCTATCTGAGCTGTTATTTTCATATCCATGGATAGGGAATCTTCTGCTTAAGCTTCCACTCGACATAACGAAGATCCAATCAACTCTGTCCAGGTATAGAGGGAGTGGCTTGGCGGTGAGGTTGAGTGAGAATGGTGACATACTGGAAGTGTTCGAAGACGTGGACGGAAGTAGGTTGGAGTCTGTAAGTGAGGTAATGGAGAAAGATGGGAGATTATGGATAGGGTCGGTAGCTTTACCTTTTGCTGGAAGGTATAGGATATGA